In a genomic window of Clostridia bacterium:
- a CDS encoding molybdopterin-dependent oxidoreductase — MWQPKLSRRRFLKAGAITGALAVGSSLLRQPVGGLAEAAGGVSGSGLATLPAAVAGSEKVIPSLCEMCSAKCGILAYVREGRVVKIEGNPKDPQAAGKLCARGSAGMKTLYDPDRLKSPMKRVGEGKFDPISWDQAFQEIGPKLKELKLQYGPQTLVWAAHPELPAPLEQRFMAAFGSPNYTGHAPTCYSSRSVAYQATYGGVPGVDYQNVRYYIAPGRNLLGGIKNPEVRKIVAARKAGAKIVVLDPRMSELAMWADEWLPIRPGTDGAFMLALMHVIIKEKLYDAEFVAAKTVGFDQLAAKVQEYSPEWAEKITDIPAATITRIARELAQARPAAAVDPCWHAAFGSQYYNSVQGGRAAACLNALLGNLGAKGGLILGSPLKLGDPTGVMGPEPPKPTAPRWDGAGGKEWPLAKGLGMIQTLPLRILEGKPYPIKALIVSHLNPIRSCPDSGKFIQALKQLELVVTIDIQMNDTAYHSHYVLPESTYLERFDPVMAVGPTIVLRQPAVAPLFNTKPEEEIIAGLAQAAGIGQYFNFTLEQYNNALLAPFGITQEQLKAQGQIKVNQKPTAPEPGEESKEFKTPSGKIELASQAIASAGGSPVPVWEPPLVKPQGDKLRLIQGHVPMHTHNTTQNNAYLHALMPENELWIHTQVAARLGIRDGDLVEVTSEVGKVRIKAKVTEAIHPEAVFMAHGFGCSSPYLTRTYNRGASGAALIPILVAPLSGAAAQCETLVTVRKVG; from the coding sequence TTGTGGCAACCCAAGCTTTCTCGGCGCCGCTTCCTTAAAGCCGGAGCTATCACTGGAGCTTTGGCGGTAGGATCAAGCCTTTTGAGACAACCTGTCGGTGGACTGGCGGAAGCAGCTGGGGGTGTGAGCGGCTCTGGTCTAGCTACATTGCCGGCAGCGGTAGCTGGAAGCGAAAAGGTAATACCCAGCTTGTGCGAAATGTGCTCAGCCAAGTGCGGCATTCTGGCCTACGTTCGGGAGGGCCGGGTGGTTAAGATCGAGGGCAACCCCAAGGATCCTCAGGCGGCGGGCAAGCTCTGCGCTCGGGGATCGGCGGGCATGAAGACCCTTTACGATCCCGATCGCTTAAAGAGCCCGATGAAGCGAGTGGGGGAAGGGAAGTTCGATCCTATCAGCTGGGATCAGGCCTTTCAGGAGATTGGCCCCAAGCTCAAAGAATTGAAACTACAATATGGGCCCCAAACCCTGGTCTGGGCAGCTCACCCCGAGCTCCCGGCTCCCTTGGAGCAGCGATTTATGGCTGCCTTTGGTTCTCCCAACTACACCGGTCATGCTCCCACCTGTTATTCCAGCCGCAGCGTGGCCTATCAGGCCACTTATGGCGGAGTGCCAGGCGTGGACTATCAGAATGTGCGTTACTACATTGCTCCTGGCCGCAACCTGCTTGGGGGCATCAAGAACCCGGAAGTTCGCAAGATAGTGGCGGCTCGAAAAGCCGGGGCCAAAATAGTGGTACTGGATCCTAGGATGAGCGAACTGGCCATGTGGGCGGACGAATGGTTGCCTATTAGGCCGGGCACTGATGGTGCCTTTATGCTGGCGCTAATGCATGTTATTATCAAGGAGAAGCTTTATGATGCTGAATTCGTAGCAGCTAAGACCGTAGGGTTTGATCAGTTAGCTGCCAAGGTCCAGGAATATAGCCCGGAATGGGCGGAGAAGATTACCGATATTCCTGCTGCTACCATTACCCGGATAGCCCGGGAATTGGCCCAGGCCCGGCCGGCTGCAGCTGTGGATCCTTGCTGGCATGCCGCCTTCGGATCCCAGTACTATAACAGCGTTCAGGGGGGTCGGGCTGCAGCTTGCCTCAACGCCCTGTTGGGCAACCTGGGGGCCAAGGGAGGTTTAATTCTGGGTTCACCCTTGAAGTTAGGTGATCCCACTGGGGTCATGGGGCCGGAGCCGCCTAAGCCAACAGCGCCCCGCTGGGATGGAGCTGGCGGCAAAGAATGGCCGTTAGCCAAAGGCTTGGGCATGATTCAGACCTTACCGCTCAGGATCCTGGAGGGCAAGCCTTACCCCATCAAAGCCCTGATCGTCAGTCACCTCAACCCCATCCGTTCCTGCCCTGATAGCGGAAAATTCATCCAGGCCCTTAAGCAACTGGAACTGGTGGTAACCATCGATATTCAAATGAACGATACCGCCTACCATTCCCACTACGTTTTGCCAGAATCCACTTATCTGGAGCGTTTTGATCCAGTTATGGCGGTAGGGCCCACCATCGTCCTCCGCCAGCCGGCGGTGGCGCCCCTCTTCAACACCAAACCGGAGGAGGAGATCATTGCTGGCCTGGCCCAGGCCGCCGGCATTGGCCAGTACTTCAATTTTACCCTGGAACAGTACAACAACGCCCTGCTGGCGCCCTTTGGCATCACCCAGGAGCAGCTTAAGGCACAGGGACAGATTAAGGTCAATCAGAAGCCCACTGCTCCCGAGCCCGGCGAGGAATCCAAGGAGTTTAAGACACCGTCGGGCAAGATTGAGCTGGCTAGCCAGGCCATCGCCAGCGCCGGGGGTTCGCCGGTACCGGTATGGGAGCCTCCGTTGGTCAAGCCCCAGGGAGACAAATTGCGGTTGATTCAGGGCCACGTGCCCATGCATACCCATAACACCACTCAAAACAACGCCTATCTCCACGCCCTGATGCCGGAGAACGAACTGTGGATCCATACCCAGGTGGCGGCCCGGCTAGGGATCAGGGACGGAGACTTGGTAGAAGTTACATCCGAAGTGGGCAAGGTTAGGATCAAAGCCAAGGTCACCGAAGCCATCCATCCCGAGGCGGTGTTCATGGCCCACGGCTTTGGCTGCAGCTCTCCTTACTTAACCCGGACCTACAACCGGGGAGCTAGCGGCGCGGCTTTGATCCCTATCCTGGTAGCACCCTTGTCGGGGGCGGCAGCCCAGTGTGAGACCTTGGTAACGGTCAGGAAGGTGGGGTGA